The genomic DNA CCAGAGAGGCATAGGATCGTGCGAATTCCAGGAAGGAATCCTTCTTCTCTCCGTTTTGATGAATGGTCATCAGGGTTAACGGTAGGATGGTTAGAAGTAAAAGGCTCCCAACAAACAGAAGCCTGAATCGTTGGCCATTCATTTGATCACCCTTTCGCTTTCCTCCACATCATCCACGAGCATTTGATCCTGAACTGGTCATGAATGATGGATCGTACCTCACTTGATTAAGATATCCTCATCTCTTAACATGATATGAAACTACAGGTCAAAACGATGCTTTATCATTTCAGCCGTCTCTCCTGCACTCAACGCGGAGTTATCAATGCGTACATAATTGTCCCCGCTCAGTTCTCCTTCAAAGGAATTCAATCGATAGGCAGTCATGGAATCCAACAGGTCAGTTTCTGACCAATCAACATCCCTCTTCGATGGTTTGTGATTGAGCCTGTTTTCACTTTTATTCCGTTTCAATCGTTCTTGGACCCCTGCTTCCAGCTCCACATAGAATACGGAGCATCCCCGAGATTGGAACATTTTGGTGATGCTCTCTATGTAGTCCCAATCTTCCTTCATATCAAATGCCCACACGAATGTAAAAATCAATCCATCCAAATCACTTTTGGAGATGGCGTCAAAAAGCTCATGCCGGAATAATTTGACAAGCCGCTTTCCTTCCGAACTTCCATAATCAAAGAAATTTCCTACAAGATCAATGGTCATATGATTATGGAACAACTTCAAATCAGTGATCTTTGCTAGTTCCTGCCCGACTGTCATCTTACCGACTGCCTGGGGGCCTACGATGATTACAAGTTTCATGGATTTCTGATTCTCCTTCTTTACATCCAGACTTTTCTGTTAACTTTACCACAAAACGCTTCAAAAAAAGCGGATTTGATAAAAAAAGCCGCCCCTTATATAAGGAGCGACACAACCTTATTCAGCTTTTTTCACTTCTAAGATCTCGAGGATTTGATTTTTCAGGATTTCCGCCTTCGGCCCGTAGATTGCCTGCACACCGTTCCCCACTTCTAATACCCCCTTCGCTCCCTCTCCTTTCAATGCTTCATGATTTACTTTTCCTTTATCCACGACGCCGACACGTAATCTGGTTATACAAGCATCCAGGTGGCGAATGTTTTCTTTTCCACCAAGTGCCTCAAGCACATTCACAGCCTGATCAGTATTACCTCCGCTTTTTCTCTTTTTATATTCATCTTTGGTCACTAACTGATTGGATCTTTCTCCACCCCGTCCGGGTGTCTGGAGATTCCATTTGTTGATGGCAAACCGAAAGACACTATAATACACAATGAACATGCACGCCCCTATTAATGGTACATACCACCAAGGTTCTCCGACACCAGGCAAGATCCCGAATAGAGTAAAATCAATAAATCCAGATCCGCCTGCATATCCAATATTCACATCCAACAAATACATTAGCATAAACGAGAGTCCAGCCATCAGACAGTGAAAAATGTACAGGATCGGTGCAGCGAATAGGAACGTGAACTCAAGGGGTTCCGTAATCCCTGTTAAGAAAGCAGTCAACGCAGCAGTAAGAAGCAACCCACCGACCGCTTTCTTGTTTTGTGGTTTCGCACAGTGATACATTGCAAGGGCGATTGCAGGAAGTCCGAATAAAACAAACGGAAACTTACCAGCCATGAAACGCCCCGCCGTAATTTCAACTGATCCATCCATCTGCCGATCAGCAAGCTGAGCCATGTACATCGCGGTATCTCCTGAAACCGTCTGTCCGGCAAGCGTCATATAAGTCCCTCCGACCTCTGAAAATCTGATCGGTATATAGAAGATGTGGTGAAGACCGAATGGGATGAGGGCACGTTCCACTAAACCATATATAAACAGGTAAAACGGGGGGGTATTCTCACCGGCCAGTTGATTCCCGACCCAGAAGATTCCCCCTTGGACGTGGGGCCATACAAAGGCAAAAATCAGCGCAACACCGATGGACGCCCCAGCTGTAACAATCGGAACGAAACGAGATCCACCAAAAAACGATAGTACTTCAGGTAACGAAAAATCATGAAAACGCTCATAAAGAGCAGCAGCTATGAACCCAATGATGATGCCTCCGAATACTCCGATTTGAAGGGTTGGGATCCCTAGCTCCATTACATGACCGGGTTCAGACACATTTTCCGTTGTGACACCCGCTACAATTCCAATGACTGTATGCATGACAAGATAACCGACGAAAGCTGATAACCCGGCAGCTGCTTTACCACCTGTCCAGCTTCCTGCGATCCCGATGGCAAAAAGGACGCCCAGATTGGAGAAAATGACTTTACCTGCCCCCCTCATGAGTTCTCCAAAAGTTTGCCACCCACTTGCTTCAAGAAAAGGAAAATACTCGATAAAGTAGGGGGATTGGAGTGTTGTCCCAATCCCTAAGAGCAAGCCTGCGGCCGGAAGCAGGGATATGACCACCATGAAGGTTTTCCCTACTCGTTGAAAGAAATCAAAGCTGAATCTGTTTTTCATATAAACCTCTCCCTTTAAGCAAGCGTTCTATTTTCTAAACGCTCCTTACCTTAGTTCCGGCCAAAAGTCTTTATTTGCTTCAATCAGTTCGTCCAGCACTTCCCTCGCCTTCCTGGCGGATACAACGGTACGGTTCAACGTCAATGCCTGAAGGGCTTTACTATAGGAATTCTCCAAATAGGCTTCCACCGTTAAACGCTCATACGCATATTGGGCCTCGATCAACCCCTTATAAAACACCGGAATCTCACCGACAGCATAGGGGCGGGGCCCGTTGGCTGTCAAACTTGCCGTGACTTCCACCATGGCATCATCAGGAAGATTTGAGATCAACCCCTCATTTTTGACCATGACAATAAAATGGTCTCCGCGATTGTATGCGATTGATTCAGCCACAATCAGGATGAATTCTCCGTGAGCATCGTTATGAACAACCGTTGAGCCTGCTGTCGACTGATTGGTTGCAACTTCCCTGCACGCATCAAACACACGTTTTTCCCGTCCGTTCATGACTTCATTCGCTCTCGTGTGGGAAGGGTCCAGCTTCTCCAATACTTTGTCCGGATAGAGATAATATTGAAGATAGGTATTAGGAAGATAATCCGGAAAATCCCTGACAATCTGTTCCACCATAGCATAGGTATCAAGCCACGATTGATCCCTCTGCTCATAGTCTACAGGGCGAAAGCCGCCGTCCAATATAAGCTGTCTCAGTTCCGGAAGCAGATCATGACCGGATTCATCATAGAGATGGGTGAACCAACCGAAATGGTTAAGGCCGAAGTATACAGGGTCGAATGAACGTGGATCACGGTTCAATAGCCTTCCATAAGAACGCAATAGGTTCTCAGGTTGATCACAGATGTTAAGAATACGATCATCATCTGGATAGATTCTCTTCAATGCATCGGCAACAATGGCTGCAGGATTTGTGTAATTCAAAATCCATGCATCCTTATTCGTGGCGCGAACATGTTCAACCAGTTTCACCATATCCCCAATCGAGCGCATCCCATAAGAAAAACCTCCTGGTCCGCATGTTTCTTGTCCAATCAACCCCATACCAAGTGGAATTTTCTCATCTTTTTCCCTCATGGCATATCCACCGGTCCGCATTTGAACAAATACAAAATCTAATGGCTGCTCATAGGCTTCTTCTAGATCGGTTGTATACGTAAATTGCAGGTCAGAGTATTCTTCCTTGAATAATACTTTGGCAAATTCACCGATCACTTCCTGTCGTTTCTCATCCACATCCACCATAGTGAGATGATCAATGGGAAACGTTTCTTTCCTTACACAGAGACTCTTTAATAGACCGGGTGTCCATGTGCTTCCCCCACCAACGATCAATACATGGAATTTTTTCATGATGCTATTCCCCTCCATTTAGGTTATCGTCTTCTTGACTCTATCCTATCAATGAAGGAAACGCTTTCTAACAAAGTTTCATAAAATGAAACTTTTGAGCGTATGTCTTGTCACAGCCTTTTAAAATTGGGAAGATACAACTAAAAGGGGTTTTTCGATGTATAACTTCTTTGCCAAGCTTCAGAATTTCCTTGAATCGTCAAGCGACCATTCAACTTCTGACCATACGATTGCGGAATATATCCTGAGGAATCTCTCTGCCATTCCCTCCATGACAATCTACCAGCTTGCGTCAGCCTGTCATCTCTCACCGGCTACCGTGTCACGTTTTTGTCGTAAATTTGAAAATATTACGTTTAAGGAATTGAAGGAGCAAGCATCAGAATTCATCGACTTCAATCGGAATGAAATTCAATCTCGCTCACTTCCTTCCAGCCTGGAGGCAGTCCGTACCTATTTCGAGGAGTTGACATCATCTTTAGAGGAAACAGAAGCATTATTGAATGAACAGGCACTTCAGGATGCTGTAGAGCTGATCACAAAAGCAGAGAAACTCAGCTTTTTCGGGGTGACATTCTCTAACGTCATTGCAAGAAATGCACAGATCAAATTCATGCGCTTGGGGAAGTATACAGCATCCTACGGCAATCACGAAAATCAGCTCATCGAGGCTGAATCTCTTCAACCCGATGATACAGCTATCGTCATATCCTTTTCCGGAGATACGCGATTCATCGTCAAGCTGACGAAGGTACTCAAGAAAAAAAAGATCCCCATCATTGCATTAACGGGGAATTCCGCTGGTCACCTTGCACAGATGGCAGATGTTATTCTACGAACGAGCACCGAAAAACTGGAGGCATTTAAATCTCCATTGATAGAAGAAATCAATCTTCAAGTATTAATCAATACCCTTTACATGATGTATTCGGCATCGCAAGGCAAAAAATAAAAAAATGCCCCTGCCTAATCGAAGCGGGGACATTGTCCAATACAACCTACTGTTTTTGTATGACCATATCAATCCTATTCATATTCAATGTGCACCTCAACGTTTTATTTCATGATCCCATAGCGAATAGACGACTTCCCTCACTGTGGTGTTGCTTTTCATTGAACCGATTCCCTGACCCGCCCATAACGACATGAAAGAGGGGTCACATGATTCGGAAGCGACTTTTCTCATAGGCTTTGTAAGGGTATTCTGATAGGGATAAGGTAAACTCGACTTCTCGTATTTTTCTTGATCCAGCATCCATCTATTAACGATCCCGCGTGCCTGTTTACCAGAGAAAAGGGAGGTTATGCGTGTATCTGTCGAATGTGCTTCCATGATTCTCTGCCTATGAGGAAGAGGAGTACCACTTTCTTTGCACAGTAGGAATGGGGTCCCGACCTGCACTCCACATGCCCCCAGAATGAATGCTGCTTCAACAGCACGCCGGTCCTTAATTCCTCCTGCCGCTATCACCGGTATCGAGACGGCATCCACGGTTTCCGGGATCAATGACATGAGGCCGATGGAAGAGTCTCCATCTGTTTCCAAAAAGGACGCTCGATGGCCACCTGCTTCACTCCCTTGTACGCATACCATATCCATTCCCGCTTCCTCCATCAGGATGGCTTCTTCAGGGGTAGATGCCGTTCCCATCAATAGGCATCCTGCTTGCTTCAATTGTTTCACTATCTTCTCAGGAGGGACGTGAAATGTGAAGGAACACATCGGCACGTGATGCTTAATGATCAGATCTACCTTACGGTTAAAGTCATCCCACTGCTCATCCAATGTTGTGAAAGGTTCGGCTTCTTCGGAATAAGGTATTCTTTCTTTCCACTTCTCCACGTGCATAAAGGTAGGTGGTGCCCCCTCATGGGGAACAAACAGATTCACTTGAAAGGGATGCCTGGAATGTCTGGATACAGCAAGGATCTGTTCTTCCAGTACCCCGGGAGAAAGGTATCCCGATGCAAGGCTACCAAGGATCCCCTCATTCATGGAAGCCTTCACCAATTCTATAGTGGTGATCTCTCCGGCCATAGGGGCCTGTATGATTGGTTTTTCAACTTGCAGCATGTGCATCAATCGATTCATGACGAAACACTCCTTTATTTATCCACCTACTTACCACTTCTCCCCGGTGACGACAACCTCCTTTAATTAGCAAGAAAACCTGCACATATTGTGCAGGTTTTCCTATTAACTGACCTTTTTAGCCCTATGAGATTGTCCCAGTGGTGGCCGCTTCAATGATACGGCGGCACTTATTACAGCAAACAAGACCAAAATGGCACCCAAGCTCGCCAGGTGGGAGATATCCCCTGTCATGGAGACCACGGTTCCCCCGATGGCCGATCCGAGGGATATCCCCACCTGCAGGGCAGACGTATTAATGCTTTGCTGAATATCTGACGTTTCAGGTGCGGTTTGGATCAGATAATTTTGCAGTGCCGGAGTAAGGGCCCAGCTGAGGCCTCCCCATAGGATGGTCATGACGACGAAAAGCGGCATGAACCCTGTAGTGAACGGAATCGCAAACAGGACAAGGGCAAACAGGACCGTTACAAGGAAAATGGACTTTGACCCGATGCGGTCGCTCAGCCAGCCCCCCACCCAATTCCCGCATACGGAGGCAAGTCCGATCAGCAGATAAAATATCGAGATGGCCTTTGGTGAACTATCAAATGTCTCAATCAGATAGGGGGTAAAATAGGCATAAAACATATAGTGCCCCGCCAGCATGAATAAGCTGATAAGATGTCCCGAGAATACCTTAGGATGCAGGATCGCTTTGAATTGTTCTTTCAGTGGCGTCACCTTTTCGACAGGCATCTTCTCCAGAAGAAACGCGTTAAGCATAATGGAGATGGCTGAAAGGACAGCGATGCCGAAGAAAGTCGAACGCCAACCCAACGTCTCCGTCATGAAAATCCCGATTGGCACACCGAGGACCAGGGAGGAGCTGATTCCGACAAAAACAAGACCCAATGCCTTTGCCCGATGACTTGGATCCACAAGCTTGGCAGCAATCGTCAAGGACAGGACCACCACGAGAGCCGTACTCATGGCTGTAATGATGCGAGCGATGATGACCAAAGTGAAATCAGTGCTGAAAAACGTTATGATATTTCCCACGGTAAAGACTGAAAGTGCCATAAGGTATAGCTTCTTTCTCTCCACCTTGGCCGTCAAGGACAGCAATAACGGGGCTGAAATGGCGTAGGCCAGTGCAAATACCGTAATGAGCTGACCTGCTTTTCCTAAAGATATATCGAGTCCCTCCGCTATATTCGGAAGAATCCCTCCAACAATCAATTCGACCAATCCGACTGCAAATGTGGATGCAGCCAATACATAAACTCTCCAGTTCATATTCCTTCACCTTTCTGTACGCCTTCCATTTTGCACAGAAAATGACAGCACAAAAAATCCTGATTACAAAATGAAAGGCAAAGAATTTTGTAATCAGGATTTATCGGTTCCTGGTAGAGACCCTCAAACCATATTATTGAGGTTATACAACATATTTATTTTCCAAGGATATAGTAGCATACTCCTTCCACTCTTTCAACACATGGTTCAAAAGGACGAAAGCTTATGATCGGGGATTCACGATTCCACTTCCGGGTATACTAAGAGAAAATCATAGAATGGAGGAACAAAAATCATGAAATTAAAAAACGCCGTCATCCCGGCATTTACTGCAACACTCCTACTATTCGGATGCAGTAACGATGAAGTCAAGGACCCACCGAAAGATGCGCCAAAGGAAAATGAGAGCGCCAATAATGATACATCAAACGATTCCATGAATGATGCATCAAAGGATAACAAATTCGCCTTCACGAGCTTCGACTTGGATGTGGACTATGCCGACCAGCAGGACTATGAAGTGGACTATGACAATGATGAAGATGGAATGGAAGCGAGTTTCCAGGACGACATGAATGACGAAAAGCTTTCAGGCGATAAAGCTATGGATAAGATTACGCCTATGCTTGAGAAGCTTGACTTTGACAAAGATACCTCGAATGAAGACGTCATGAAGCAAGTGAAGGATACCTTCTCTCTAAAGGATGATTACGAAACGTTCGAACTTGAAGTGACATTCCCTGACGGCACGGAAAAAGAATATAAAGACATGAAACAATAATCGGAAAGCGGGAACCTGGAACAGGAACCCGCTTTTTCTGATTGATTCCGCATAATTGCTCCCGTTAAGGTGCATGATACACCTAAAAAGGAGTAATCAGGATGACCTTGCATACAGTCAATGAAGCACGGCACCACCTTATGCAGACCGAAATGGCCTACTGGAGGGAAGACAACCTGTTCAGCGGACACTGGTGGTTTATTGTCATCATAAACCTCTTGTTCTTTCTGGTGTTCATCGTGTTAATCGACCGATCCCGTTTTATCATGAGTGCGTTTTGCCTGCTATTTTCTTTCTTCCTGGTTGCCCTTGTGAACGAAATTGGCAACTACTTCGGCTATTGGAGCTATCCATATCAGTTCATCGGATTCCTTGAAAGTTTCAATGCAGTAGATTTTATGACGATTCCGGTGGTATATGCTTTGATCTATCAGTACTTTACCAAGTGGAAAGCTTATCTGATCACTTTATTACTGGTCAGTGCGTTGATCGGATTCATAGGCATGCCGATTTTCGTCCATTTTCAGTTTTATGAGCTCCATCACTGGACTCCTTTCTCATCCTTCGTTCTATTGTTCCTTGTCGGACTGGTGATTAAATGGGTGTGTGATTTCATTGCCGCGCGTGACACCATCGTTCGTTAAAAACAGCTCCTGTGCCAAGGCACAGGAGCTGTTTTCATTCTTCAATCATGCCATTGTCCACGAGCCATTCATACGCAACGACTGATACACTGTTCCCTTCAATATCCACTTTATAATTGAGCTCACGCATGATCTCACTATCTAGCTTTTCAGCAAGTCGTCCGGTGATCTCTTCGACCTCGGGGTACTTTTTCAATACTTCTTTATTCACACTTACCGCTGCACGGTAAGGGGGGAAGAATTGTTTATCATCTTCAAGTGTCACGAGACCATATGCACGGATCGTCGCATCCGTTTCAAATGCAACGGAAACGTCGACCTGCCCTTTATCAAGTGCTCTTTGAGTCAGCCCGATATCCATCTGGTTGATGTTCTGAGCGCCGAAATCAAATCCATATTTCTTCTCCACACCAGGCAGACCGTCTTGTCG from Rossellomorea marisflavi includes the following:
- a CDS encoding MurR/RpiR family transcriptional regulator, encoding MYNFFAKLQNFLESSSDHSTSDHTIAEYILRNLSAIPSMTIYQLASACHLSPATVSRFCRKFENITFKELKEQASEFIDFNRNEIQSRSLPSSLEAVRTYFEELTSSLEETEALLNEQALQDAVELITKAEKLSFFGVTFSNVIARNAQIKFMRLGKYTASYGNHENQLIEAESLQPDDTAIVISFSGDTRFIVKLTKVLKKKKIPIIALTGNSAGHLAQMADVILRTSTEKLEAFKSPLIEEINLQVLINTLYMMYSASQGKK
- a CDS encoding nitronate monooxygenase, with translation MNRLMHMLQVEKPIIQAPMAGEITTIELVKASMNEGILGSLASGYLSPGVLEEQILAVSRHSRHPFQVNLFVPHEGAPPTFMHVEKWKERIPYSEEAEPFTTLDEQWDDFNRKVDLIIKHHVPMCSFTFHVPPEKIVKQLKQAGCLLMGTASTPEEAILMEEAGMDMVCVQGSEAGGHRASFLETDGDSSIGLMSLIPETVDAVSIPVIAAGGIKDRRAVEAAFILGACGVQVGTPFLLCKESGTPLPHRQRIMEAHSTDTRITSLFSGKQARGIVNRWMLDQEKYEKSSLPYPYQNTLTKPMRKVASESCDPSFMSLWAGQGIGSMKSNTTVREVVYSLWDHEIKR
- a CDS encoding MFS transporter: MNWRVYVLAASTFAVGLVELIVGGILPNIAEGLDISLGKAGQLITVFALAYAISAPLLLSLTAKVERKKLYLMALSVFTVGNIITFFSTDFTLVIIARIITAMSTALVVVLSLTIAAKLVDPSHRAKALGLVFVGISSSLVLGVPIGIFMTETLGWRSTFFGIAVLSAISIMLNAFLLEKMPVEKVTPLKEQFKAILHPKVFSGHLISLFMLAGHYMFYAYFTPYLIETFDSSPKAISIFYLLIGLASVCGNWVGGWLSDRIGSKSIFLVTVLFALVLFAIPFTTGFMPLFVVMTILWGGLSWALTPALQNYLIQTAPETSDIQQSINTSALQVGISLGSAIGGTVVSMTGDISHLASLGAILVLFAVISAAVSLKRPPLGQSHRAKKVS
- a CDS encoding PTS transporter subunit EIIC — translated: MKNRFSFDFFQRVGKTFMVVISLLPAAGLLLGIGTTLQSPYFIEYFPFLEASGWQTFGELMRGAGKVIFSNLGVLFAIGIAGSWTGGKAAAGLSAFVGYLVMHTVIGIVAGVTTENVSEPGHVMELGIPTLQIGVFGGIIIGFIAAALYERFHDFSLPEVLSFFGGSRFVPIVTAGASIGVALIFAFVWPHVQGGIFWVGNQLAGENTPPFYLFIYGLVERALIPFGLHHIFYIPIRFSEVGGTYMTLAGQTVSGDTAMYMAQLADRQMDGSVEITAGRFMAGKFPFVLFGLPAIALAMYHCAKPQNKKAVGGLLLTAALTAFLTGITEPLEFTFLFAAPILYIFHCLMAGLSFMLMYLLDVNIGYAGGSGFIDFTLFGILPGVGEPWWYVPLIGACMFIVYYSVFRFAINKWNLQTPGRGGERSNQLVTKDEYKKRKSGGNTDQAVNVLEALGGKENIRHLDACITRLRVGVVDKGKVNHEALKGEGAKGVLEVGNGVQAIYGPKAEILKNQILEILEVKKAE
- a CDS encoding AAA family ATPase, translating into MKLVIIVGPQAVGKMTVGQELAKITDLKLFHNHMTIDLVGNFFDYGSSEGKRLVKLFRHELFDAISKSDLDGLIFTFVWAFDMKEDWDYIESITKMFQSRGCSVFYVELEAGVQERLKRNKSENRLNHKPSKRDVDWSETDLLDSMTAYRLNSFEGELSGDNYVRIDNSALSAGETAEMIKHRFDL
- a CDS encoding YusW family protein, with amino-acid sequence MKLKNAVIPAFTATLLLFGCSNDEVKDPPKDAPKENESANNDTSNDSMNDASKDNKFAFTSFDLDVDYADQQDYEVDYDNDEDGMEASFQDDMNDEKLSGDKAMDKITPMLEKLDFDKDTSNEDVMKQVKDTFSLKDDYETFELEVTFPDGTEKEYKDMKQ
- a CDS encoding 6-phospho-alpha-glucosidase, encoding MKKFHVLIVGGGSTWTPGLLKSLCVRKETFPIDHLTMVDVDEKRQEVIGEFAKVLFKEEYSDLQFTYTTDLEEAYEQPLDFVFVQMRTGGYAMREKDEKIPLGMGLIGQETCGPGGFSYGMRSIGDMVKLVEHVRATNKDAWILNYTNPAAIVADALKRIYPDDDRILNICDQPENLLRSYGRLLNRDPRSFDPVYFGLNHFGWFTHLYDESGHDLLPELRQLILDGGFRPVDYEQRDQSWLDTYAMVEQIVRDFPDYLPNTYLQYYLYPDKVLEKLDPSHTRANEVMNGREKRVFDACREVATNQSTAGSTVVHNDAHGEFILIVAESIAYNRGDHFIVMVKNEGLISNLPDDAMVEVTASLTANGPRPYAVGEIPVFYKGLIEAQYAYERLTVEAYLENSYSKALQALTLNRTVVSARKAREVLDELIEANKDFWPELR
- a CDS encoding CBO0543 family protein, with the protein product MTLHTVNEARHHLMQTEMAYWREDNLFSGHWWFIVIINLLFFLVFIVLIDRSRFIMSAFCLLFSFFLVALVNEIGNYFGYWSYPYQFIGFLESFNAVDFMTIPVVYALIYQYFTKWKAYLITLLLVSALIGFIGMPIFVHFQFYELHHWTPFSSFVLLFLVGLVIKWVCDFIAARDTIVR